The following proteins are encoded in a genomic region of Acidobacteriota bacterium:
- a CDS encoding PD-(D/E)XK nuclease family protein encodes MAIGSLAHLALELDIDNIEDLRVESADSPDSHLATALELAERFRCDSAFANVRSAECEREVPFIIKIGVTTLHGIADLVGADFVLDYKTDSEMNPEEHRFQLWAYAKALGKSKAYIAYLRHGVLHEFDQMNTNDSNLAAERLIQGIKDGFYKASPAKEACGNCQYSEVCIDRFPH; translated from the coding sequence ATGGCGATAGGGTCGTTGGCCCACCTCGCCCTTGAACTCGACATCGATAACATTGAAGACCTTCGCGTCGAATCGGCAGACAGTCCCGACAGCCATCTCGCGACGGCACTTGAGCTCGCTGAACGCTTTCGCTGCGACTCCGCGTTTGCAAATGTAAGATCGGCAGAATGTGAACGTGAGGTTCCATTTATTATTAAAATTGGAGTCACCACTCTTCACGGCATTGCAGATCTCGTCGGAGCTGACTTCGTATTGGACTACAAGACTGATTCAGAAATGAACCCAGAGGAGCATCGATTCCAACTTTGGGCATACGCAAAGGCCCTTGGAAAATCAAAAGCATACATCGCATATTTAAGACACGGCGTTCTCCATGAATTCGACCAAATGAATACGAACGACTCGAATCTGGCTGCGGAAAGACTGATTCAAGGAATAAAGGACGGTTTCTATAAGGCGTCACCTGCCAAAGAAGCCTGCGGCAATTGTCAGTATTCTGAAGTATGTATTGATCGATTTCCCCATTAG
- a CDS encoding ADP-ribosylglycohydrolase family protein, which yields MPLVLSSAEEARLARFKGCLLAGAVGDALGAAVEFDSLERIRERFGDSGLRDYALAYGRIGAITDDTQMTLFTAEGLIRSYMRSSERGICNPASVIHRAYLRWLYTQRIHVPNDDRELPDYLTGSWLLDVPDLNVRRAPGNTCLSALRSGEMGTIEEPINNSKGCGGVMRIAPAGLFGIEPFRIGAEAAATTHGHPTGYISAGVLAVIVSKIVEGRSLVDSVNHAVYEVLPNVKNHEETFEALDKAISLAQDRTRTPSPELVETLGGGWVGEEAVAIAIYCSLARENDLTEALLLAVNHSGDTDSTGAITGNILGTLHGVGSIPVHWLERLELRKEIEQIAVDLHAASLGADLWDRYPGW from the coding sequence ATGCCCTTGGTACTTTCTTCTGCCGAAGAAGCAAGGCTTGCTCGGTTCAAAGGTTGCTTGCTGGCGGGTGCAGTCGGAGACGCCCTTGGTGCGGCGGTCGAATTTGATTCGCTTGAGCGGATCCGTGAGCGGTTCGGCGATTCGGGATTGAGGGATTATGCATTAGCGTATGGACGTATCGGAGCTATAACGGACGATACGCAAATGACGCTATTTACTGCGGAAGGCCTTATTCGATCGTACATGCGATCCTCAGAGCGAGGTATTTGTAATCCGGCAAGTGTGATTCACAGGGCCTATCTGCGTTGGCTGTATACGCAGCGGATCCATGTTCCGAACGACGATCGTGAGTTGCCAGATTATCTAACGGGGAGCTGGTTACTTGATGTTCCTGATCTTAACGTCCGCCGTGCCCCGGGAAACACCTGCCTCTCCGCGCTCCGATCCGGCGAAATGGGAACGATTGAAGAACCAATCAATAACAGCAAGGGTTGCGGCGGCGTGATGCGTATTGCCCCCGCGGGCCTTTTTGGCATCGAGCCGTTTCGCATCGGTGCTGAGGCTGCGGCGACAACGCACGGCCACCCGACGGGGTATATCAGTGCCGGTGTTCTTGCGGTAATCGTCAGCAAAATTGTCGAGGGTCGCAGCCTTGTTGATTCTGTTAATCACGCCGTGTACGAAGTTCTGCCAAACGTTAAGAACCACGAAGAAACATTTGAAGCTCTGGACAAAGCGATCAGCCTTGCGCAGGACCGAACAAGAACCCCTTCGCCCGAATTGGTCGAAACGCTGGGTGGGGGCTGGGTTGGCGAAGAGGCCGTGGCCATAGCTATCTATTGTTCACTCGCTCGCGAAAATGATCTGACTGAAGCCCTACTGCTTGCGGTAAACCACTCAGGCGACACCGACAGCACGGGTGCGATCACAGGCAATATCCTCGGAACTTTGCACGGAGTGGGCTCGATTCCCGTCCACTGGCTCGAGCGTCTTGAGCTGAGGAAGGAGATCGAACAGATAGCCGTGGACCTGCACGCCGCTTCACTGGGGGCGGACCTTTGGGATCGATACCCCGGATGGTAG